In Spodoptera frugiperda isolate SF20-4 chromosome 13, AGI-APGP_CSIRO_Sfru_2.0, whole genome shotgun sequence, the following are encoded in one genomic region:
- the LOC118270752 gene encoding myrosinase 1-like isoform X2 — protein MRALCCILAVAFAVTLVAASTADNSAAVMRKLPENLKLGAATASFQVEGAWDAADKSESIWDTFCRIPGNIKDGTDGNDTCKSYEFYQRDIEMLKFLGVDFYRFSVSWPRVLPNGFANKISEDGIGYYSRLVDELLANGIEPVVTIYHWDLPQNLQDLGGWANPLIADWFEDYARVLFDALGDRVKTWVTLNEPKQFAVFGYGMAFCAPNIVSAGIGDYMAIKNLMVAHARVWHLYDKEYRPTQKGTIGIVIATDYREGASDSPEDIEAGKIAFDFEVGLYSHPIFSTTGGFPESVVKRIAERSAQQGFPRSRLPEFTPEEIEYIKGTSDFFGFNHYSTLFYAADSYKPGIFDIPSYNDDLGAVGTYGSYATTSVPHTTKIPGGIRKALNWVKDSYNNPEIMIFENGFGNLGGNNDIDRIDYYLAYLDAVLDAIEVDGCNITRYTAWSLMDNFEWNSGLSVKFGLFEVDYNDDKRTRTARASALWFKDLIATRTLDPDYEPRLEEIKF, from the exons ATGAG AGCTCTATGCTGTATACTAGCTGTAGCTTTTGCAGTAACTTTGGTAGCTGCATCGACTGCAGACAATTCTGCAGCAGTGATGAGGAAGTTGCCAGAAAACTTGAAGCTGGGAGCAGCTACTGCCTCCTTCCAAGTTGAGGGCGCATGGGACGCTGCAG ATAAATCGGAAAGTATTTGGGACACCTTCTGTCGAATCCCGGGCAATATCAAGGATGGTACAGATGGCAACGACACTTGCAAATCCTATGAGTTCTACCAACGAGACATAGAAATGCTCAAATTCCTTGGAGTCGACTTCTACAGGTTCTCCGTTTCGTGGCCAAGAGTCCTACCAAATGGCTTTGCTAACAAAATCAGTGAAGATGGCATCGGATACTACAGTAGATTGGTGGATGAGCTATTGGCTAATGGCATTGAGCCAGTCGTCACCATATACCATTGGGACTTGCCGCAAAATTTGCAAGATTTGGGCGGTTGGGCCAATCCTCTCATAGCAGACTGGTTTGAAGACTACGCTCGTGTTTTGTTCGATGCATTGGGCGACCGAGTCAAGACTTGGGTGACGTTAAACGAACCAAAACAATTCGCTGTATTCGGTTATGGAATGGCATTTTGTGCACCAAATATTGTGTCTGCTGGGATCGGAGACTACATGGCAATCAAAAATTTGATGGTCGCACATGCTAGAGTTTGGCATCTGTATGATAAGGAGTACCGACCTACACAGAAAG GCACTATTGGTATAGTAATTGCAACTGATTACCGTGAAGGTGCCTCGGATTCTCCTGAGGACATAGAAGCAGGGAAGATTGCTTTCGATTTCGAAGTTGGTTTATACAGTCACCCAATATTCTCCACGACTGGTGGATTCCCTGAGAGCGTTGTGAAACGTATCGCAGAAAGGAGTGCACAACAAGGCTTTCCTAGGAGCAGATTACCAGAATTTACACCAGAAGAAATAGAATACATTAAAG GTACGAGTGATTTCTTCGGCTTCAATCACTACTCCACCTTGTTTTACGCAGCAGATTCCTATAAACCAGGAATATTTGATATCCCTTCATATAACGACGATCTTGGAGCTGTGGGGACTTATGGAAGCTATGCTACTACTTCTGTACCTCATACTACG AAAATCCCCGGAGGCATAAGAAAAGCCTTGAACTGGGTCAAAGACAGTTACAACAACCCAGAGATAATGATTTTCGAAAATGGCTTCGGGAATTTGGGCGGAAACAATGACATTGACAGGATAGATTATTACTTAGCGTATTTGGATGCCGTATTGGATGCCATTGAAGTGGACGGGTGTAATATTACCAGATACACCGCTTGGAGTCTTATGGACAACTTTGAATGGAATTCTGGACTAAG tgTTAAGTTCGGTCTCTTCGAAGTAGACTACAATGATGACAAGAGGACTCGTACAGCGAGAGCTTCAGCTTTATGGTTCAAGGATCTTATTGCCACGAGAACCCTGGACCCTGATTACGAACCTAGACTTGAAGAAATTAAGTTCTga
- the LOC118270752 gene encoding myrosinase 1-like isoform X1, with the protein MTSTAPREARLLLTINRPVATPASSRSRQICRALCCILAVAFAVTLVAASTADNSAAVMRKLPENLKLGAATASFQVEGAWDAADKSESIWDTFCRIPGNIKDGTDGNDTCKSYEFYQRDIEMLKFLGVDFYRFSVSWPRVLPNGFANKISEDGIGYYSRLVDELLANGIEPVVTIYHWDLPQNLQDLGGWANPLIADWFEDYARVLFDALGDRVKTWVTLNEPKQFAVFGYGMAFCAPNIVSAGIGDYMAIKNLMVAHARVWHLYDKEYRPTQKGTIGIVIATDYREGASDSPEDIEAGKIAFDFEVGLYSHPIFSTTGGFPESVVKRIAERSAQQGFPRSRLPEFTPEEIEYIKGTSDFFGFNHYSTLFYAADSYKPGIFDIPSYNDDLGAVGTYGSYATTSVPHTTKIPGGIRKALNWVKDSYNNPEIMIFENGFGNLGGNNDIDRIDYYLAYLDAVLDAIEVDGCNITRYTAWSLMDNFEWNSGLSVKFGLFEVDYNDDKRTRTARASALWFKDLIATRTLDPDYEPRLEEIKF; encoded by the exons ATGACTTCTACTGCCCCGCGTGAGGcgagacttttactgactataaaccgcCCCGTTGcaactcctgcttcgagccggagccggcAAATATGTCG AGCTCTATGCTGTATACTAGCTGTAGCTTTTGCAGTAACTTTGGTAGCTGCATCGACTGCAGACAATTCTGCAGCAGTGATGAGGAAGTTGCCAGAAAACTTGAAGCTGGGAGCAGCTACTGCCTCCTTCCAAGTTGAGGGCGCATGGGACGCTGCAG ATAAATCGGAAAGTATTTGGGACACCTTCTGTCGAATCCCGGGCAATATCAAGGATGGTACAGATGGCAACGACACTTGCAAATCCTATGAGTTCTACCAACGAGACATAGAAATGCTCAAATTCCTTGGAGTCGACTTCTACAGGTTCTCCGTTTCGTGGCCAAGAGTCCTACCAAATGGCTTTGCTAACAAAATCAGTGAAGATGGCATCGGATACTACAGTAGATTGGTGGATGAGCTATTGGCTAATGGCATTGAGCCAGTCGTCACCATATACCATTGGGACTTGCCGCAAAATTTGCAAGATTTGGGCGGTTGGGCCAATCCTCTCATAGCAGACTGGTTTGAAGACTACGCTCGTGTTTTGTTCGATGCATTGGGCGACCGAGTCAAGACTTGGGTGACGTTAAACGAACCAAAACAATTCGCTGTATTCGGTTATGGAATGGCATTTTGTGCACCAAATATTGTGTCTGCTGGGATCGGAGACTACATGGCAATCAAAAATTTGATGGTCGCACATGCTAGAGTTTGGCATCTGTATGATAAGGAGTACCGACCTACACAGAAAG GCACTATTGGTATAGTAATTGCAACTGATTACCGTGAAGGTGCCTCGGATTCTCCTGAGGACATAGAAGCAGGGAAGATTGCTTTCGATTTCGAAGTTGGTTTATACAGTCACCCAATATTCTCCACGACTGGTGGATTCCCTGAGAGCGTTGTGAAACGTATCGCAGAAAGGAGTGCACAACAAGGCTTTCCTAGGAGCAGATTACCAGAATTTACACCAGAAGAAATAGAATACATTAAAG GTACGAGTGATTTCTTCGGCTTCAATCACTACTCCACCTTGTTTTACGCAGCAGATTCCTATAAACCAGGAATATTTGATATCCCTTCATATAACGACGATCTTGGAGCTGTGGGGACTTATGGAAGCTATGCTACTACTTCTGTACCTCATACTACG AAAATCCCCGGAGGCATAAGAAAAGCCTTGAACTGGGTCAAAGACAGTTACAACAACCCAGAGATAATGATTTTCGAAAATGGCTTCGGGAATTTGGGCGGAAACAATGACATTGACAGGATAGATTATTACTTAGCGTATTTGGATGCCGTATTGGATGCCATTGAAGTGGACGGGTGTAATATTACCAGATACACCGCTTGGAGTCTTATGGACAACTTTGAATGGAATTCTGGACTAAG tgTTAAGTTCGGTCTCTTCGAAGTAGACTACAATGATGACAAGAGGACTCGTACAGCGAGAGCTTCAGCTTTATGGTTCAAGGATCTTATTGCCACGAGAACCCTGGACCCTGATTACGAACCTAGACTTGAAGAAATTAAGTTCTga